In one Agrobacterium tumefaciens genomic region, the following are encoded:
- a CDS encoding heme-binding protein, whose translation MLRNLFIASLLIAPSAAFAQSLPTAPYLPLEMAEKAAKAALQACTAKGSAVTVTIVARDGATKVMLKADGSGPHTVSSATGKAFAAASLGRDIGEIADFIASKPANEGLRTMDERLVIQAGGLPIKIGEALVGGIGVGGAPSGAIDAECAREGLTAIGAK comes from the coding sequence ATGCTCCGTAACCTTTTTATCGCTTCGCTTCTGATTGCCCCTTCGGCAGCCTTCGCACAGTCCTTGCCGACCGCGCCCTATCTGCCGCTCGAAATGGCGGAGAAGGCAGCCAAGGCAGCGCTTCAGGCTTGCACCGCAAAGGGCAGCGCCGTCACCGTCACCATTGTCGCCCGTGACGGTGCCACCAAGGTGATGCTGAAGGCCGACGGTTCCGGCCCGCATACGGTCTCCAGCGCAACCGGCAAGGCCTTTGCGGCCGCATCGCTCGGCCGCGACATTGGCGAGATTGCCGACTTCATCGCTTCCAAGCCCGCCAATGAAGGTCTGCGGACCATGGACGAGCGTCTGGTCATTCAGGCTGGCGGCCTGCCGATCAAGATCGGTGAAGCCCTGGTCGGCGGTATCGGCGTCGGCGGCGCACCGTCGGGCGCCATCGATGCCGAATGCGCCCGCGAAGGCCTCACCGCCATCGGCGCGAAATAA
- a CDS encoding ABC-F family ATP-binding cassette domain-containing protein translates to MITITDLSARIAGRLLLDHASVTLPAGVKAGLVGRNGAGKSTLFRVITGDFSAESGSVTIPKQARIGQVAQEAPGTEESLISIVLSADKERSALLAEAETATDPHRIAEIQMRLVDIDAHSAEARASSILAGLGFDHEAQLRPASSFSGGWRMRVALASVLFAEPDLLLLDEPTNYLDLEGTLWLEDYIRRYPHTVIIISHDRDLLNNAVNSIVHLDQKKLTFYRGGYDQFERQKAEADELQMKAKVKNDAARKHLQSFIDRFRAKATKARQAQSRIKALERMGTVAAVIEDHVQPITFPEPEKQPASPIVAINGGAVGYEPGKSILKQLNLRIDNDDRIALLGSNGNGKSTFAKFISGRLAPQAGDLRVAPGLKIGFFAQHQLDDLVPDETPVEHVRKLMPLAPEAQVRSRVAQMGLATEKMATAAKDLSGGEKARLLMGLAAFHAPNLLILDEPTNHLDIDSRRALIEALNDYNGAVILISHDRHLIEATVDRLWLVADGTVKTFEGDMEEYRDLVVSSGKKKEDKVEAAADQASKADQRKANAEKRAQLAPLKKKINEIESLTAKLEKMIQALDTELADPALYEKAPAKAAQKVKERGEAAAKLSDAEEQWLLLSGEYEEAMAG, encoded by the coding sequence ATGATTACGATTACCGATCTTTCCGCCCGCATCGCCGGGCGTCTGCTTCTTGACCATGCCAGCGTGACGCTTCCCGCGGGCGTGAAGGCGGGCCTCGTTGGCCGCAACGGCGCCGGCAAATCCACCCTGTTCCGGGTCATCACCGGCGATTTTTCTGCGGAAAGCGGTTCGGTAACGATCCCGAAACAGGCGCGCATCGGCCAGGTGGCACAGGAAGCGCCGGGAACGGAAGAATCGCTGATTTCCATCGTGCTTTCCGCCGACAAGGAACGCAGCGCGCTGCTGGCCGAGGCGGAAACCGCAACCGATCCGCACCGGATCGCCGAAATCCAGATGCGGCTCGTCGATATCGACGCCCATTCGGCGGAGGCCCGTGCGTCGAGCATTCTTGCCGGCCTCGGCTTCGATCACGAAGCACAGCTTCGTCCCGCCTCCTCCTTTTCCGGCGGCTGGCGCATGCGCGTGGCGCTTGCCTCGGTGCTGTTTGCCGAACCGGACCTTCTGCTGCTTGACGAGCCGACCAACTATCTCGACCTCGAAGGCACGCTCTGGCTGGAAGACTATATCCGCCGTTATCCGCATACCGTCATCATCATCAGCCACGACCGCGATCTCCTGAACAACGCCGTCAACTCCATCGTGCATCTGGACCAGAAGAAGCTGACCTTCTATCGCGGCGGTTACGACCAGTTCGAGCGGCAGAAGGCCGAGGCCGACGAATTGCAGATGAAGGCCAAGGTCAAGAACGACGCCGCGCGCAAACATCTGCAAAGCTTCATCGACCGTTTTCGCGCCAAGGCCACCAAGGCGCGCCAGGCGCAAAGCCGCATCAAGGCGCTGGAGCGCATGGGCACCGTCGCTGCCGTGATCGAAGATCATGTCCAGCCGATCACATTTCCCGAACCGGAAAAGCAGCCGGCATCGCCCATCGTCGCCATCAATGGCGGCGCCGTGGGTTACGAGCCGGGCAAATCGATCCTGAAACAGCTCAATCTGCGGATCGACAATGACGACCGCATCGCGCTGCTGGGCTCAAACGGCAACGGCAAATCGACCTTTGCAAAATTCATCTCTGGCCGGCTTGCCCCGCAGGCGGGTGATCTCCGAGTCGCGCCCGGTCTGAAGATCGGCTTCTTCGCGCAGCACCAGCTGGATGATCTCGTGCCGGATGAAACGCCGGTCGAACATGTTCGCAAGCTGATGCCGCTGGCGCCGGAGGCCCAGGTGCGGTCGCGGGTAGCGCAGATGGGCCTTGCGACAGAGAAGATGGCGACTGCGGCAAAGGACCTGTCAGGCGGCGAAAAGGCCCGGTTGCTGATGGGGCTTGCGGCCTTTCACGCGCCCAACCTGCTCATCCTCGACGAACCGACCAACCATCTCGACATTGACAGCCGCCGGGCGCTGATCGAGGCGCTGAACGATTATAACGGCGCCGTCATCCTGATCTCGCACGACCGGCATCTTATCGAGGCGACGGTGGATCGCCTGTGGCTTGTGGCCGACGGCACGGTCAAAACCTTCGAAGGTGATATGGAGGAATATCGCGATCTCGTCGTTTCCTCCGGCAAGAAGAAGGAAGACAAGGTCGAGGCAGCTGCCGATCAGGCATCGAAAGCCGACCAGCGCAAGGCCAATGCGGAAAAGCGCGCCCAGCTCGCCCCGCTCAAGAAAAAGATCAATGAAATCGAATCCCTGACGGCGAAGCTTGAGAAAATGATTCAGGCGCTCGACACGGAACTGGCGGACCCTGCCCTGTATGAAAAAGCGCCCGCCAAGGCCGCGCAGAAGGTGAAAGAGCGCGGCGAAGCCGCCGCCAAACTTTCCGATGCGGAAGAGCAATGGCTGCTGCTTTCCGGCGAATATGAGGAAGCAATGGCGGGCTGA
- a CDS encoding GGDEF domain-containing protein yields MTTSAGDKKREQSRNGLVVTRITQFIAKMNIAPLPRNYELIYEILSGHNPAMGRDILALGNAPQQHEIDIVGQRHNLPGFSRIEAEQMATEAFETLKQISARLEAGLQRTETFVTSLSDEDRHEPPSLERLAQLMGDIHEEQTSLKHFVSMGVMKIREVEKRRAELQANSLRDALTALPNRAAFFEKLADLYAGDQAASATSLVLLNIDRFREINSKYGPTAGNKALRRLAALFRRTIKKDDFVARIGGNEFAFLFAGVSQNTAEAIAERLRQNVEALRFVTSEGEGEHLTVSIGVAAVDGTTTPAEFFSHAELALLSARCGTRNCVTGYSRDVAQHSRSSYLAQLGC; encoded by the coding sequence GTGACGACATCTGCTGGCGATAAAAAACGCGAACAGTCCAGAAACGGTCTTGTCGTTACCAGAATCACGCAATTCATCGCCAAGATGAACATTGCGCCGCTGCCCCGCAATTATGAACTGATCTATGAAATATTGTCCGGGCATAATCCGGCGATGGGGCGCGATATTCTGGCACTTGGCAACGCGCCGCAACAGCATGAAATCGACATTGTCGGCCAGAGACACAATCTGCCCGGTTTCTCCCGGATCGAGGCGGAACAGATGGCGACAGAGGCATTCGAAACCCTGAAACAGATTTCCGCGCGGCTGGAGGCCGGCCTGCAGCGGACTGAAACATTCGTCACCAGCCTTTCCGATGAAGACCGGCATGAGCCACCGTCACTGGAGCGGCTTGCGCAATTGATGGGCGACATTCACGAGGAACAGACCAGCCTCAAACATTTCGTCTCGATGGGTGTGATGAAAATCCGCGAGGTCGAAAAACGCCGGGCCGAGCTTCAGGCGAATTCCCTGCGTGACGCCCTGACGGCGCTTCCCAACAGGGCGGCATTCTTTGAAAAACTCGCGGACCTCTATGCGGGCGATCAGGCGGCGTCCGCCACCTCGCTGGTGTTACTCAACATCGATCGCTTCCGCGAAATTAACAGCAAATACGGCCCCACCGCTGGTAACAAGGCGCTTCGACGGCTCGCCGCGCTCTTCCGCAGGACGATCAAGAAGGACGATTTCGTGGCCCGCATCGGCGGCAATGAATTCGCGTTCCTGTTTGCCGGCGTCTCGCAAAATACGGCCGAAGCGATTGCCGAGCGGTTGCGGCAAAACGTGGAGGCCCTGCGCTTCGTAACCAGCGAGGGCGAAGGCGAACATCTGACGGTATCGATCGGGGTTGCGGCAGTGGACGGCACGACAACGCCCGCCGAGTTTTTCAGCCATGCCGAACTCGCCCTGCTCTCCGCCCGCTGCGGCACGCGCAATTGCGTCACCGGCTACTCCCGGGACGTGGCGCAGCACAGCCGCAGCAGCTATCTGGCGCAGCTGGGCTGTTGA
- a CDS encoding glutathione S-transferase family protein — protein MTTSRTLYSLCGSDSSRPFSPHCWKTVLSLAHKGLDFEERPLPFTVIPTVEDGFSKTVPILRDGDQLVSDSFEIALYLDDAYPERPSLFNGEGGKAMARFVESWSQTQLHPAIVRIAVLDIHDMLDEPDRRYFRDSRTKALGRPLEDVVANREAEIAAFPLLLAPIRRMLSFQPFIGGTSPLFADYIVFGALQWARITTGADLFSENDPVRDWFEGCLDLYDARGRSVTAA, from the coding sequence ATGACGACCTCCAGAACCTTGTATTCGCTTTGCGGAAGCGACAGCTCCCGGCCGTTTTCTCCCCATTGCTGGAAAACAGTGCTTTCGCTGGCGCATAAGGGACTGGATTTCGAGGAACGCCCTTTGCCATTCACGGTGATCCCCACCGTGGAGGATGGTTTTTCGAAGACGGTGCCGATCCTTCGTGACGGCGACCAGCTGGTGAGCGACAGCTTTGAAATCGCCCTTTATCTCGATGATGCCTATCCGGAGCGCCCGTCGCTTTTCAACGGGGAGGGCGGCAAGGCAATGGCGCGTTTTGTTGAAAGCTGGTCGCAGACCCAGCTTCACCCGGCCATCGTCCGCATTGCCGTGCTCGATATCCACGATATGCTGGACGAGCCGGATCGCCGTTATTTCCGCGACAGCCGGACGAAGGCGCTGGGACGGCCGCTGGAGGATGTGGTGGCGAACCGCGAGGCGGAAATCGCTGCCTTTCCGCTCCTGCTGGCGCCGATCCGCCGCATGCTGAGCTTCCAGCCCTTCATTGGCGGCACATCGCCGCTATTTGCGGATTACATCGTTTTCGGCGCGCTGCAATGGGCAAGGATCACCACCGGGGCGGATTTGTTTTCCGAAAACGATCCGGTCCGCGACTGGTTCGAAGGTTGCCTCGATCTCTACGATGCGAGAGGCCGCAGTGTGACAGCGGCGTGA
- the ndk gene encoding nucleoside-diphosphate kinase, with the protein MAIERTFSMIKPDATKRNLTGAITKVFEDNGLRVVASKRVWMSKREAEGFYAVHKERPFFGELVEGMTSGPTIVQVLEGENAILKNREIMGATNPAQAAEGTIRKTFALSIGENSVHGSDAPETAAQEIAYWFAETEIVG; encoded by the coding sequence ATGGCGATTGAACGCACATTTTCGATGATCAAGCCGGACGCAACCAAGCGTAACCTGACGGGCGCGATCACCAAGGTATTTGAAGACAACGGCCTGCGCGTCGTCGCCTCCAAGCGCGTCTGGATGAGCAAGCGCGAAGCCGAAGGCTTCTACGCCGTTCACAAGGAGCGTCCCTTCTTCGGCGAACTCGTTGAAGGCATGACCTCCGGCCCGACCATCGTACAGGTTCTGGAAGGCGAAAACGCTATCCTCAAGAACCGCGAAATCATGGGCGCCACCAACCCGGCCCAGGCTGCGGAAGGCACCATCCGCAAGACGTTTGCGCTCTCCATCGGCGAAAACTCCGTTCACGGTTCCGACGCTCCGGAAACCGCCGCACAGGAAATCGCCTACTGGTTCGCTGAAACCGAAATCGTCGGCTGA
- a CDS encoding branched-chain amino acid ABC transporter permease translates to MAYFLQQLLNAVPVASLYAVLAFGYAIAFSITRRADVTYGAIFAFAGQTCLLFADFGWNRLWLILPATLTLGAGMGLFGGLWAAAFIGRAVMRPLAKASPNAVTVASIGVLIALTESARLAAGTRQLWLPPLLSEPVHFWAEGDFAVTLTPMQMLNTAVFCLLILAGAVYLRRSGFGRCWKAVSDDAFAASLCGVNAGRIFLLSYCAAGLIAAIAGVLATFYYGTMDFGAGLVFGLKVVLISAAGGYASPLVCALGAAAVGFAETLWVGYGPVVWRDAAVLALLVGWLIVMRSRVEAP, encoded by the coding sequence TTGGCCTATTTCCTGCAACAATTGCTGAATGCCGTGCCGGTCGCCTCGCTTTATGCGGTTCTGGCCTTCGGTTATGCGATCGCCTTTTCGATCACCCGACGGGCGGATGTCACCTATGGCGCGATTTTCGCCTTCGCCGGCCAGACCTGCCTGCTCTTTGCCGATTTCGGCTGGAACCGTTTGTGGCTGATCCTGCCCGCAACGCTTACCCTTGGGGCGGGGATGGGCCTGTTCGGTGGGCTTTGGGCGGCGGCCTTCATCGGTAGGGCGGTGATGCGGCCGCTGGCGAAAGCCTCTCCCAATGCGGTGACGGTCGCCTCCATCGGCGTCCTGATCGCGCTCACCGAAAGCGCCAGACTCGCCGCCGGCACCCGGCAATTATGGCTGCCGCCGCTTTTGTCCGAACCAGTGCATTTCTGGGCTGAGGGCGATTTTGCCGTTACCCTGACGCCGATGCAGATGCTGAACACGGCCGTTTTCTGCCTGCTCATTCTTGCAGGCGCCGTTTATCTGCGGCGTTCCGGTTTCGGCCGCTGCTGGAAGGCGGTCTCGGACGATGCTTTCGCCGCCTCGCTCTGCGGGGTGAATGCGGGAAGGATATTCCTGCTCTCCTACTGCGCGGCGGGCCTTATCGCCGCAATCGCCGGCGTATTGGCGACGTTTTATTACGGCACCATGGATTTCGGCGCCGGGCTGGTTTTCGGGCTGAAGGTCGTGCTCATTTCGGCAGCGGGCGGTTATGCTAGCCCACTCGTCTGCGCGCTGGGGGCAGCCGCCGTCGGTTTTGCGGAAACCCTGTGGGTCGGTTACGGCCCGGTCGTCTGGCGGGACGCGGCGGTCCTTGCGCTTCTGGTCGGCTGGCTCATCGTCATGCGCAGCAGGGTGGAAGCGCCTTAG
- a CDS encoding molybdenum cofactor biosynthesis protein MoaE: MQPAVKPTIRVQREDFDAGEETRRLTEGDGSIGAVVAFTGLCRDDGGTLAALELEHYPGMAEAEMTRIADLAIERFALLGLTAIHRHGKIAAGENIVLVIAAARHRQAAFDGANFVMDYLKTSAPFWKKEHGKDGTTGDWIAAKATDDTAKDKWR; the protein is encoded by the coding sequence ATGCAGCCAGCCGTCAAGCCGACGATCCGCGTGCAACGCGAAGACTTCGATGCTGGGGAAGAAACCCGCAGGCTGACGGAAGGCGACGGGAGCATCGGCGCGGTGGTGGCCTTTACCGGGCTTTGCCGTGACGATGGCGGCACGCTGGCAGCGCTGGAGCTTGAACATTATCCCGGCATGGCGGAAGCGGAAATGACCCGCATCGCCGATCTCGCCATCGAGCGTTTCGCCCTTCTCGGTCTCACTGCCATCCATCGCCACGGTAAGATTGCTGCCGGCGAAAATATCGTCCTTGTCATTGCCGCAGCCCGGCATCGGCAGGCCGCCTTCGACGGCGCCAATTTCGTGATGGATTACCTCAAAACATCCGCCCCGTTCTGGAAAAAGGAACATGGCAAGGATGGAACGACGGGCGATTGGATCGCGGCGAAGGCGACGGATGACACGGCCAAGGACAAGTGGCGGTGA
- the moaD gene encoding molybdopterin converting factor subunit 1: MTRIVYFAWVREKIGTDEEELDIPSSVTTAGELITWLTSRGENYEAAFEFPDVIRVAVNQEHVEHDESIAGAREIGIFPPMTGG; encoded by the coding sequence ATGACACGGATCGTTTATTTCGCCTGGGTGCGCGAAAAGATCGGCACGGACGAAGAGGAACTGGACATCCCCTCCTCCGTCACCACGGCCGGTGAACTGATCACCTGGCTTACAAGCCGTGGCGAAAATTACGAAGCCGCCTTCGAGTTTCCAGATGTGATCCGCGTTGCGGTCAATCAGGAACATGTCGAACATGACGAGAGCATTGCCGGCGCGCGCGAAATCGGCATTTTCCCGCCCATGACCGGGGGATGA
- the pgsA gene encoding CDP-diacylglycerol--glycerol-3-phosphate 3-phosphatidyltransferase, translating to MASRAYSIPNLLTYGRILAVPVIVLCFFIEGKLESSDFARWTALWLFIVASLTDFLDGYLARIWNQTSNIGRMLDPIADKLLVASVLLLMAADGTIAGWSLWAAITILCREILVSGLREYLAALKVSVPVTRIAKWKTTIQMVAIAFLLAGPAGDKVLPYTTEMGITLLWLAAALTMYTGYDYFKAGLKHIVDED from the coding sequence ATGGCTTCGCGCGCATACAGCATCCCCAATCTCCTCACCTACGGCCGCATCCTCGCGGTTCCTGTCATCGTTCTGTGCTTTTTCATCGAAGGAAAGCTGGAAAGCTCGGATTTCGCGCGCTGGACGGCGCTCTGGCTGTTCATCGTCGCCTCGCTGACCGATTTCCTCGATGGTTATCTTGCGCGCATCTGGAACCAGACATCCAATATCGGCCGCATGCTGGACCCGATCGCCGACAAGCTGCTGGTGGCCTCCGTCCTGCTGCTGATGGCTGCGGACGGCACCATTGCCGGCTGGTCGCTCTGGGCGGCCATCACCATCCTCTGCCGCGAGATTCTGGTCTCGGGCCTGCGGGAATATCTGGCGGCGCTGAAGGTCAGCGTTCCCGTCACCCGCATCGCCAAATGGAAGACCACCATCCAGATGGTGGCCATCGCCTTTCTTCTCGCCGGTCCTGCAGGCGACAAGGTTCTGCCCTACACGACCGAAATGGGAATTACGCTTCTCTGGCTGGCCGCGGCACTCACCATGTATACCGGCTATGATTACTTCAAGGCGGGCCTCAAGCACATCGTGGACGAAGACTGA
- the uvrC gene encoding excinuclease ABC subunit UvrC encodes MNGKKLPDGGILFDETDDEDDDASLAATEAAEAPRDVAGMDWNAGWKNESGLKGMDLIGEFVKHLPNSPGVYRMFNEAGDVLYVGKARSLKKRVGNYAQGRVHSNRIAQMVRFTTHMEFVTTRTETEALLLEANLIKRLRPRFNVLLRDDKSFPYILITADNRAPAIFKHRGARARKGDYFGPFASAGAVGRTINSLQRAFLIRTCTDSVFETRTRPCLLYQIKRCSGPCTHEISDQGYAELVKEAKDFLSGKSQSVKTAIARQMNEAAEDLDFERAAVYRDRLAALSHVQSHQGINPAGIEEADVFAIHHEGGISCIQVFFFRTGQNWGNRAYFPKADPSLPGSEILNAFLAQFYDDKPVPKQILLSETVEEQELLAAALGEKAGHKVTISVPQRGEKKDITDHVLANAREAHGRKLAETSSQARLLNGFAETFSLPYVPRRIEIYDNSHIMGTNAVGGMVVAGPEGFVKNQYRKFNIKSTDITPGDDFGMMREVMTRRFSRLLKEEGKPDRRQTQTPTPEEAADMPFPTWPDVILIDGGQGQMTAVRAILDELDIRDSVIAIGVAKGVDRDAGRERFFADGRSDFSLPPRDPVLYFIQRMRDEAHRFAIGSHRARRKKEMVRNPLDEISGIGPGRKRSLLQHFGTAKAVSRAGLNDLMAVTGISEAVARQIYNHFHESSGD; translated from the coding sequence ATGAACGGAAAGAAGCTGCCTGATGGCGGTATTCTCTTCGATGAAACCGACGACGAAGACGACGATGCAAGCCTTGCCGCGACAGAAGCGGCCGAGGCTCCGCGCGACGTTGCCGGCATGGACTGGAATGCGGGCTGGAAGAATGAATCCGGCCTGAAGGGCATGGACCTCATCGGCGAATTCGTCAAACACCTGCCGAATTCGCCGGGTGTCTACCGCATGTTCAACGAGGCGGGCGACGTGCTTTATGTCGGCAAGGCGCGCTCGCTGAAGAAGCGCGTCGGTAACTATGCGCAGGGCCGTGTCCATTCCAACCGCATCGCCCAGATGGTGCGTTTCACCACCCATATGGAGTTCGTCACAACCCGCACGGAGACCGAGGCGCTTCTGCTTGAAGCCAACCTCATCAAGCGCTTGCGGCCGCGCTTTAACGTGCTTCTGCGTGACGACAAATCGTTTCCCTATATTCTCATCACCGCCGACAACCGTGCGCCGGCGATCTTCAAGCATCGCGGTGCGCGGGCGCGCAAGGGCGATTATTTCGGACCCTTCGCATCGGCCGGCGCCGTCGGCCGAACGATCAATTCGCTGCAGCGGGCCTTCCTGATCCGCACCTGTACCGACAGTGTTTTCGAGACCCGCACGCGTCCCTGTCTTCTTTACCAGATCAAGCGCTGTTCCGGCCCCTGTACGCATGAGATCAGCGATCAGGGGTATGCGGAACTCGTCAAGGAAGCCAAGGATTTCCTGTCCGGCAAAAGCCAGAGCGTCAAGACCGCCATTGCGCGGCAGATGAACGAGGCGGCCGAGGATCTCGATTTCGAGCGCGCCGCCGTCTATCGCGACCGGCTGGCCGCACTTTCCCATGTCCAGAGCCATCAGGGCATCAATCCGGCCGGTATCGAGGAAGCGGATGTTTTCGCCATTCATCACGAAGGCGGCATTTCCTGCATTCAGGTGTTCTTTTTCCGCACCGGCCAGAACTGGGGCAATCGTGCCTATTTCCCGAAGGCGGACCCGTCCCTGCCCGGCTCGGAAATTCTCAACGCATTCCTTGCGCAGTTTTACGATGACAAGCCGGTGCCGAAGCAGATCCTGCTGTCCGAAACCGTCGAGGAACAGGAATTGCTGGCCGCAGCACTCGGCGAAAAAGCCGGCCACAAGGTCACGATCAGCGTGCCGCAGCGCGGCGAGAAGAAGGACATTACCGACCATGTTCTTGCCAATGCCCGCGAGGCGCATGGCCGCAAGCTGGCGGAGACCTCTTCGCAGGCACGGTTGCTGAACGGTTTTGCAGAAACCTTTAGCCTGCCCTATGTGCCGCGCCGCATCGAGATTTACGATAACTCGCATATCATGGGCACCAATGCCGTGGGCGGCATGGTGGTGGCGGGGCCGGAAGGTTTCGTGAAGAACCAGTATCGCAAGTTCAACATCAAATCGACCGACATCACGCCGGGCGACGACTTCGGCATGATGCGCGAGGTGATGACCCGTCGCTTCTCGCGCCTGTTGAAGGAAGAGGGCAAGCCCGACCGCAGGCAGACGCAGACGCCAACGCCGGAGGAAGCCGCCGACATGCCCTTCCCCACCTGGCCGGATGTGATCCTGATCGACGGCGGCCAGGGCCAGATGACGGCGGTGCGCGCCATCCTTGATGAACTCGACATACGCGACAGCGTGATCGCCATCGGTGTCGCCAAGGGTGTGGACCGCGATGCGGGCCGCGAACGTTTCTTCGCGGATGGGCGCAGCGATTTTTCCCTGCCGCCACGGGATCCCGTGCTCTATTTCATTCAACGCATGCGCGATGAAGCGCACCGTTTCGCCATCGGCTCGCACCGGGCGCGGCGCAAGAAGGAAATGGTGCGCAATCCGCTGGATGAAATCTCGGGGATCGGCCCCGGACGCAAGCGCTCGCTGCTGCAGCATTTCGGCACGGCGAAGGCTGTTTCCCGTGCCGGTCTCAACGATCTGATGGCGGTTACCGGCATTTCCGAAGCGGTGGCGCGGCAAATCTACAATCACTTCCACGAGAGTAGTGGCGATTGA
- a CDS encoding SDR family oxidoreductase, giving the protein MSKCRSAVKENIPKTVLITGAARRLGRAIATDLAAHGFAIAVHANASMAEAEEFANEIRQNGGKAVAVQADLTQSAPTMALVEQASSALGPIGVVVNNASVFLNDSAEAPDPAVFDAHFAVHVRAPSLIAAAFIEQLPQDKSGLIVNIIDQRVLALTPRFYSYTLSKSALWTATRTMAQSFAPRVRVNAIGPGPTFKSERQAPEDFQAQIDGLILKRGPAADEFGRTIRFLFDTPSVTGQMIALDGGQHLGWETPDVAEINE; this is encoded by the coding sequence ATGAGCAAATGCAGGTCCGCCGTGAAAGAAAATATACCGAAGACAGTCTTGATAACCGGAGCCGCCCGAAGGCTTGGGCGGGCGATCGCCACGGATTTGGCCGCCCACGGCTTTGCAATCGCCGTCCATGCCAATGCCTCGATGGCTGAAGCCGAGGAATTCGCTAACGAAATAAGGCAAAACGGTGGCAAAGCCGTCGCCGTCCAGGCGGATCTGACACAATCTGCGCCGACAATGGCGCTTGTCGAACAGGCATCTTCCGCGCTCGGCCCCATCGGCGTCGTCGTCAACAATGCGTCCGTTTTCCTCAACGATTCGGCTGAGGCTCCCGATCCGGCGGTCTTCGATGCGCATTTTGCCGTGCATGTCAGGGCTCCTTCCCTCATCGCGGCCGCCTTCATCGAACAATTGCCACAGGATAAATCCGGGCTGATCGTCAATATCATCGACCAGCGCGTGCTTGCGCTCACGCCGCGTTTTTATTCCTACACGCTTTCGAAATCCGCCCTTTGGACCGCGACGCGGACGATGGCACAGAGCTTTGCACCACGCGTCCGGGTCAATGCCATCGGACCTGGTCCCACCTTCAAAAGCGAAAGACAGGCGCCGGAGGACTTTCAGGCGCAGATCGACGGCCTTATATTAAAGCGTGGTCCTGCCGCAGATGAATTCGGGCGGACGATTCGCTTTCTTTTCGACACGCCGTCGGTCACCGGACAAATGATCGCGCTCGACGGCGGCCAGCACCTTGGCTGGGAAACCCCTGATGTGGCGGAGATTAATGAATGA
- a CDS encoding porin family protein, producing MRIFVATLMASTMAAAGFSAAHAADAVNEVPQAPVSYDQPAPVKDWSGAYLGGTVNYDWGRFSSSNDGRDAKGFGGGLYGGYNMQSGQIVYGAEADVNLGDEKGSAGTVAGNAVEGKQGVNGSLRGRVGYDMNPFLLYGTAGLAVSDNKVRDATSKDSATALGYTVGAGVEAMVTDNITARLEYRYSDYQKKDYGLDSGAFSRGFDDHSVKAGIGVKF from the coding sequence ATGCGTATTTTCGTAGCAACCCTTATGGCTTCGACCATGGCAGCTGCCGGCTTCTCGGCTGCTCACGCCGCTGACGCCGTAAACGAAGTGCCCCAGGCACCGGTGTCCTACGACCAGCCCGCACCGGTCAAGGATTGGTCCGGCGCTTACCTCGGTGGTACGGTCAACTATGACTGGGGCCGTTTCAGCTCCAGCAATGACGGCCGTGACGCCAAGGGCTTCGGTGGCGGCCTCTACGGTGGTTACAACATGCAGAGCGGCCAGATCGTTTACGGTGCTGAAGCAGACGTGAACCTGGGCGACGAGAAGGGCTCCGCCGGTACGGTTGCCGGTAACGCCGTCGAAGGCAAGCAGGGCGTCAACGGCTCGCTGCGTGGCCGCGTTGGTTACGACATGAACCCGTTCCTGCTCTATGGTACGGCCGGTCTTGCTGTCTCCGACAACAAGGTTCGTGACGCGACCTCCAAGGACAGCGCCACCGCCCTCGGTTACACCGTTGGTGCCGGTGTTGAAGCCATGGTTACGGACAACATCACCGCCCGTCTGGAATATCGCTACAGCGACTACCAGAAGAAGGACTACGGTCTCGACTCCGGCGCGTTCTCGCGTGGTTTCGACGATCACTCCGTCAAGGCCGGTATCGGCGTCAAGTTCTGA